In Aliivibrio wodanis, a genomic segment contains:
- a CDS encoding transporter, EamA-like family, with the protein MYYLLPLFTVLIWGGNSIINKMAASAIEPSAMSFYRWAFAMLILTPFCLPSVIKSRHVIRPYLSKLAFLALLGMVLNQSLGYYAGLTTTASNMSLITSLVPLISIFLSLPLLGKRISKLSIVGAVISLAGLTFMLGHGDITFFLHQPITEGDGLMVIAALSYATYCVLLKRWKMPITNWQLIYMQGLFTVAMLAPLWLTSDNLLPTESSIPLIMYASIAASILAPWMWVKAIDVIGAESSAMFMNLLPVVAVSLAAILLGEKIESYHLMGGLMVISGVILAQVKTKKAKQEASLLIKV; encoded by the coding sequence ATGTATTATTTATTACCACTATTTACTGTTCTTATTTGGGGCGGTAACTCAATCATTAATAAGATGGCTGCATCTGCCATAGAACCTAGCGCCATGAGTTTTTATCGTTGGGCATTTGCGATGCTGATCTTAACTCCATTTTGTCTACCATCTGTTATCAAATCACGCCATGTTATTCGCCCTTACCTATCTAAATTAGCATTTTTGGCATTACTTGGCATGGTACTAAACCAATCATTAGGGTATTACGCAGGATTAACGACCACGGCCTCTAACATGTCACTAATTACATCTTTAGTGCCGTTAATCAGTATTTTTCTTAGTCTGCCTTTATTAGGTAAACGAATTTCCAAGCTAAGTATTGTTGGCGCGGTAATTTCCTTAGCGGGTCTAACTTTTATGTTAGGTCATGGCGATATTACGTTTTTCTTACACCAACCAATAACAGAAGGCGATGGCCTAATGGTAATCGCAGCTCTCTCTTACGCAACTTATTGTGTATTGCTTAAACGTTGGAAAATGCCAATCACTAACTGGCAGCTAATTTATATGCAAGGGTTGTTTACTGTCGCCATGCTAGCGCCATTATGGTTAACCAGCGACAATTTATTGCCAACAGAAAGTTCTATCCCATTAATCATGTATGCCTCTATTGCTGCATCTATTCTAGCGCCTTGGATGTGGGTAAAAGCGATTGATGTGATTGGCGCAGAATCAAGTGCGATGTTCATGAACTTACTGCCTGTGGTTGCCGTGTCACTTGCTGCTATCCTGTTAGGTGAGAAGATTGAGAGCTATCATTTAATGGGTGGTTTAATGGTGATTTCTGGTGTTATCTTGGCTCAAGTTAAAACCAAAAAAGCCAAGCAAGAAGCAAGCTTACTTATCAAAGTGTAA
- the tag gene encoding DNA-3-methyladenine glycosylase I — protein sequence MNKNRCDWAEVSDLDRNYHDNEWGVPIYNDRELFECLILEGAQAGLSWSTVLKKREGYRLLFDNFDIENISQYEQKKVEELMLDARIVRHRLKINSVITNAQAFIKIQQEFGCFSDYLWGYVNYQPLNNCWKTMSEVPVTTELSDKLSKDLKKRGFKFVGSTICYAFLQAVGVVNDHVITCHCYVSRKTNKT from the coding sequence ATGAACAAAAATCGATGTGATTGGGCTGAGGTGTCAGATTTAGACAGAAATTATCATGATAACGAATGGGGCGTTCCAATTTATAACGATCGTGAATTATTTGAATGTTTAATTTTGGAAGGAGCACAAGCTGGACTTAGTTGGTCAACAGTTTTGAAAAAGCGTGAAGGGTATCGACTTTTATTTGATAACTTTGATATTGAAAACATTAGCCAATACGAGCAAAAGAAAGTGGAAGAATTAATGCTAGATGCTCGAATTGTGAGACATCGATTGAAAATTAATTCAGTGATTACCAATGCACAAGCTTTTATTAAAATACAACAAGAATTCGGCTGCTTTTCTGATTATTTATGGGGGTATGTAAATTATCAACCATTGAATAATTGTTGGAAGACTATGTCAGAAGTCCCTGTGACTACAGAATTATCAGATAAATTGAGTAAAGATTTAAAAAAGAGAGGCTTTAAATTTGTTGGTTCAACTATCTGTTATGCATTTTTACAAGCGGTAGGAGTGGTTAATGATCATGTGATAACTTGCCATTGCTATGTCAGCAGAAAAACAAATAAAACGTAA
- a CDS encoding putative formate transporter, with translation MNQFDSLLPPQMAERAAEVGVAKATKDPFKSFLLAITAGIHIGIAFIFYTTVTTGAEDMPWGMTHFIGGLAFSLGLILVVVTGGELFTSSVLTLVARASGKISWKSLCANWAVVYVGNFIGAMLLVGIMLVAKQYMSDGGAVGINTMKIAQHKLHHGFWQAIALGLMCNVLVCVGVWMTFSGRTLTDKILVMILPVAMFVSAGFEHCIANMFQIPMAIGIKTFASPEFWAASGYSALDFADLTLSNFVINNLIPVTIGNIIGGGIFVGMGYWIIYLREPNHH, from the coding sequence ATGAACCAGTTCGACTCTTTATTACCGCCACAAATGGCTGAACGCGCTGCTGAAGTTGGCGTAGCAAAAGCAACTAAAGACCCATTTAAATCATTCTTATTAGCAATTACCGCTGGTATACACATTGGTATTGCTTTCATCTTTTATACTACGGTAACAACCGGTGCTGAAGATATGCCATGGGGTATGACTCACTTTATTGGTGGTTTAGCCTTCAGTCTTGGTCTCATTTTAGTGGTAGTAACGGGTGGCGAACTATTTACCAGTTCTGTATTAACACTGGTTGCTCGTGCAAGTGGCAAAATTAGCTGGAAAAGCCTTTGTGCTAACTGGGCTGTAGTGTATGTAGGTAACTTTATTGGTGCTATGCTGCTTGTTGGTATTATGTTAGTTGCAAAACAATACATGAGTGATGGCGGTGCTGTTGGTATTAATACCATGAAGATTGCTCAGCATAAACTTCATCACGGTTTTTGGCAGGCAATAGCACTAGGCTTAATGTGTAACGTATTGGTGTGTGTTGGCGTTTGGATGACATTCTCAGGTCGTACATTAACAGATAAAATTTTAGTGATGATCCTTCCGGTTGCTATGTTTGTTTCTGCGGGCTTTGAGCACTGTATTGCAAACATGTTCCAAATCCCAATGGCTATCGGTATTAAAACATTTGCTTCTCCTGAATTCTGGGCGGCAAGCGGTTATTCTGCATTAGATTTTGCAGACTTAACATTAAGTAATTTTGTCATTAATAACCTTATCCCTGTGACGATTGGTAACATCATTGGTGGTGGTATCTTCGTTGGTATGGGTTACTGGATCATCTATTTACGTGAGCCAAATCATCATTAA
- a CDS encoding membrane protein: MNYLTTFFKGMAMGAADVVPGVSGGTIAFITGIYDTLLESIRRINPSILGLWKREGFKAAFAHINGFFLISLFGGILTSILTLAKVITWMLHTHPIPLWSFFFGLIIISIIHIAKQIEKWSLDRFVMLLAGAAFAYSITVLNPMTMTPSTFTYILAGSIAICAMILPGISGSFILLLIGMYSPVLGAVKSLDLVTMGLFASGCAIGLLSFSHVLSFLLRRFRDITLIFLTGLMAGTLGKIWPWKEVIEWRTNSKGEQVPLIEHNLSPFNYEQVTQQPALIGFAVVGVILGIGLVVGLEMYAKKNKK; encoded by the coding sequence ATGAACTATTTAACGACATTCTTTAAAGGTATGGCAATGGGCGCAGCTGATGTTGTTCCTGGTGTATCTGGTGGTACGATTGCCTTTATTACCGGTATTTATGACACGCTTTTAGAAAGCATCCGTCGCATTAATCCTTCTATTTTAGGGTTATGGAAACGTGAAGGATTTAAAGCGGCATTTGCACACATTAATGGTTTTTTCCTTATTTCTCTTTTTGGTGGCATTTTAACGAGCATCTTAACACTCGCAAAAGTCATCACATGGATGCTGCACACGCACCCTATTCCTCTTTGGTCATTCTTCTTTGGTTTGATCATCATCTCAATCATTCATATCGCAAAACAAATTGAGAAATGGTCATTAGATCGCTTTGTTATGTTATTGGCGGGCGCCGCGTTTGCTTATAGCATTACGGTTCTAAACCCAATGACAATGACACCATCAACCTTTACTTATATTCTTGCTGGTTCAATTGCCATTTGTGCAATGATTTTACCTGGAATTTCAGGCAGTTTCATTCTTCTACTTATTGGTATGTACAGTCCTGTTCTTGGTGCAGTAAAGTCTCTTGATTTAGTCACAATGGGACTATTCGCGTCAGGTTGTGCAATTGGCCTACTGAGCTTTTCACACGTACTTTCTTTCTTATTAAGAAGATTCCGTGATATTACCTTAATCTTTTTAACCGGCTTAATGGCGGGCACATTAGGTAAAATTTGGCCTTGGAAAGAAGTGATTGAATGGCGTACTAACTCAAAAGGCGAGCAAGTACCGCTGATTGAGCACAACCTATCACCATTCAACTATGAGCAAGTAACACAACAACCTGCACTTATTGGTTTTGCTGTTGTTGGTGTGATTCTAGGTATCGGCTTAGTGGTTGGTTTAGAAATGTACGCAAAGAAAAACAAGAAATAA
- the malT gene encoding HTH-type transcriptional regulator MalT (maltose regulon positive regulator): MLIPSKLHFPKRLHNAIIRQRVLDTLADAIHYKLVLFRSPAGYGKTTMAAQWLSNKEATGWYSLDEGDNDEYKFAKYFIQTISNATGLELPHSKALTEKRQFASLSSLFSQVFTELISFQHSAYLILDDYHLITNDAIHLGLKFFLKHLPDNLTLVITSRSQPPLNTANLRVRDLLIEIDNQSLAFDQSETSLFFNQRLNDEIDQEAITHVREHVEGWPSALQLIALHSIQNKQSLSNSAQAMIQLNHSHLWDYLAEEVFDNLDSDTQQFLMRCAVFEHFNTQLLVKVTGRNDAQLLIENLNRFGLFINTNGEHSDWYKFHNLFAEFLSHQRQNHLAHEEIQLQQNAAHAWLLQKNIYQALRHAKNAKDDQLIAEILTQYGWHLFNNGELALLELTITQLDPEILFTSPRLVIIRAWLAQSQHNYLQVDDLLSEGQREMSARNITLDRHMQGELDALRAQVAINKNEPEAALSFAEKALEELETNKYRSRIVATSVIGEYHHVSGNLAQALALMQQTEKMAMTYGIYHQALWAILQQSEILMAQGFMQAAFDLQDNGFKLIEDQELGQLPLHEFLLRARAQIYWFWFRFDEAEQCTWKGLDVLSPFDETKHLRGYSMLARLAVARGELDKAERYLEKCQQLLSHADYHIDWKANASSAQLFYWQAKGNTEAISYWLTHTEKPETRSNHFTQLQWRNIARAQFHLGDIEVAINTLQTSQAIAQQHKLVTDINRNAIMESVLLYENKQFTESTEAMHLAIKQSNQTGIIGSFLMAGRVILKPLAKLQQKGNISELEKHRIEQLQKALSNNERSRSAHFDETFIEKVINNPEVPELIRTSPLTHREWQVLGLIYSGFSNEQIAAEFDVAPTTIKTHIRNLYQKLNLPNRKAAIAMADELVSMMK; this comes from the coding sequence ATGTTAATACCATCAAAATTACATTTCCCAAAACGCTTACATAACGCAATCATTAGACAACGTGTATTAGATACGCTTGCAGATGCTATACATTATAAGTTGGTTTTATTTCGCTCTCCCGCAGGTTACGGTAAAACTACGATGGCTGCACAATGGCTATCCAACAAAGAGGCTACTGGTTGGTATAGTTTGGATGAAGGTGATAATGACGAATATAAATTCGCAAAGTATTTTATTCAAACCATTAGTAATGCAACTGGATTAGAGTTACCTCATTCAAAAGCGTTGACAGAAAAGCGTCAGTTTGCCTCTTTATCAAGCTTATTTTCGCAAGTATTCACTGAATTAATTTCTTTTCAGCACAGCGCATATTTAATATTGGATGATTATCACTTAATTACTAACGATGCTATTCATTTAGGTTTGAAGTTTTTCCTTAAACATTTACCTGATAATCTAACCCTTGTTATTACTAGCCGCTCTCAACCCCCTCTAAATACCGCAAATTTACGAGTAAGAGATCTCTTAATTGAAATTGATAATCAAAGCTTAGCGTTTGATCAATCTGAAACCTCTCTCTTTTTTAATCAACGTCTTAATGATGAGATCGATCAAGAAGCAATCACTCATGTTCGTGAGCATGTTGAAGGCTGGCCGTCAGCGCTGCAGTTAATTGCATTACATAGCATTCAAAATAAACAATCTTTAAGTAATTCAGCTCAAGCAATGATTCAGCTTAATCATTCACACTTATGGGATTATCTTGCAGAGGAAGTATTTGATAATTTAGATAGTGATACTCAACAATTCTTAATGCGTTGTGCTGTTTTTGAACATTTTAACACTCAATTATTAGTTAAAGTTACAGGCCGTAATGACGCTCAACTGCTTATTGAAAACTTAAATCGTTTTGGTCTTTTTATTAACACGAATGGCGAACATAGTGATTGGTATAAATTCCATAATCTTTTTGCTGAATTTCTTAGCCACCAACGCCAAAACCATTTAGCACATGAAGAAATACAACTACAGCAAAATGCCGCACATGCTTGGTTATTGCAAAAGAATATTTATCAAGCACTTAGACATGCAAAAAATGCCAAAGATGACCAATTAATCGCAGAGATTTTAACTCAATATGGTTGGCATTTATTTAATAATGGGGAGTTAGCACTTCTTGAATTAACCATTACACAATTAGATCCTGAGATATTATTTACCTCACCAAGACTCGTCATCATTCGAGCATGGCTAGCACAAAGTCAACACAACTATTTACAAGTAGACGATTTACTGTCTGAGGGTCAAAGAGAAATGTCTGCACGTAATATAACGTTAGACAGACATATGCAAGGAGAGTTAGATGCCCTACGAGCTCAGGTTGCCATTAATAAAAATGAGCCTGAAGCAGCACTCTCTTTTGCAGAAAAAGCACTCGAAGAGCTTGAAACGAATAAATACCGCAGCCGTATTGTTGCCACTTCTGTTATTGGTGAATATCACCATGTTTCAGGTAATCTTGCTCAGGCATTGGCACTAATGCAGCAAACTGAAAAAATGGCAATGACCTATGGTATATACCATCAAGCACTATGGGCTATTTTACAGCAAAGTGAAATATTAATGGCACAAGGCTTTATGCAGGCTGCCTTTGACTTACAAGATAACGGTTTTAAGTTAATTGAAGACCAAGAATTAGGCCAGCTTCCTTTACATGAATTTTTATTACGAGCTCGTGCACAAATTTACTGGTTTTGGTTCCGATTTGATGAAGCAGAGCAATGTACTTGGAAAGGATTAGATGTTCTGTCTCCTTTTGATGAAACCAAACATCTACGTGGCTACTCTATGCTTGCTCGCTTAGCCGTTGCTCGTGGTGAGCTAGATAAAGCTGAACGTTACTTAGAAAAATGTCAGCAATTACTAAGCCACGCTGATTATCACATTGACTGGAAAGCGAATGCTTCATCAGCACAGCTATTCTATTGGCAAGCAAAAGGCAACACAGAGGCCATTAGCTATTGGTTAACTCATACAGAGAAACCTGAAACGCGTAGTAACCATTTTACGCAACTGCAATGGCGTAACATTGCTAGAGCTCAGTTTCATTTAGGGGATATTGAAGTAGCAATCAATACGCTGCAAACGTCTCAAGCAATTGCACAACAACATAAGTTGGTCACTGATATTAATCGCAATGCCATTATGGAATCAGTTTTATTGTATGAAAATAAACAATTTACTGAATCAACTGAAGCTATGCACCTTGCAATTAAACAATCAAATCAAACAGGGATCATCGGCAGTTTCTTAATGGCAGGTAGAGTTATATTAAAACCTCTAGCGAAATTACAGCAAAAAGGCAATATTAGTGAGCTTGAAAAACATCGTATTGAGCAACTACAAAAAGCTTTATCAAATAATGAACGCTCTCGCTCTGCGCATTTTGATGAGACCTTTATTGAAAAAGTGATTAATAATCCAGAGGTTCCAGAACTGATCAGAACAAGTCCTCTAACTCATAGAGAGTGGCAAGTATTGGGGTTAATTTACTCAGGGTTCAGTAATGAACAAATTGCTGCTGAATTTGACGTAGCTCCAACAACCATTAAAACGCATATTCGTAATTTGTATCAAAAGCTAAATTTACCAAATAGAAAAGCAGCTATTGCTATGGCTGATGAATTAGTAAGCATGATGAAATAA
- the malP gene encoding phosphorylase gives MKTNNIKNFDKATFQASVKQHLVTTFGADEKTATAKVWYLAMGKALAELTTFDLVNTENDEKIKNARSVNYLSLEFLIGRLTGNNLISMGLYEDITDAMGELGHNLTDLLEEERDPALGNGGLGRLAACFMDSLAAQEFPAIGYGLHYEYGLFRQSFDDCRQQEAPDAWRGVEGYPWEVARPDYAQQVGFYGKVEVSEENGVEIRRWVPGMSVEGMPWDLPIVGYQSDTVYPLRLWECRAKAPFSLASFNNGDYFEAQHALIDAGNVTKVLYPNDNHEKGKTLRLMQQYFHCACSIADILRRHDAAGHKIEDLPKYETIQLNDTHPTIGIPELMRILVDERGLTWDAAWEICSKTFAYTNHTLLPEALETWSESLISQLLPRHMEIIFHINYLFLEGVKLKWPGDVEKLRKLSIIEEGTHRMVRMANLCVVSSYAVNGVAALHSELVKRDLFPEFDEYFPGKLTNVTNGVTPRRWLKFCNPGLSSLISEKIGNEWPAKLDQLRDIAKFADDAKFQKEFMAVKKQNKQRLADWVQENMGIELNTDAIFDVQIKRLHEYKRQHLDLLNILSLYHRILNEPGFDMHPRVFFFAAKAAPGYHLAKEIIFAINKVAEKVNNDPRVSDFLKVVFIPDYRVSMAEIIIPAADVSEQISTAGKEASGTGNMKMALNGALTVGTMDGANVEIREEVGDENIFIFGLDVDEVEALKASGYNPYKYYEADSLLQASLDLLAGDEFTPGQTGLLSATRDNLLYGGDPYLVLADFADYVRAQNDIDAAYRDQKLWAKMAILNTALVGKFSSDRSIRDYVNNIWKLKAVNR, from the coding sequence ATGAAAACGAATAACATCAAAAATTTTGATAAAGCAACATTTCAAGCATCTGTAAAACAGCATTTAGTGACAACGTTTGGTGCTGATGAGAAAACAGCAACAGCAAAAGTTTGGTATTTAGCAATGGGTAAAGCCCTTGCTGAGCTAACAACATTTGATTTAGTTAATACTGAAAATGATGAGAAAATTAAAAACGCACGTAGTGTGAACTACTTATCACTTGAGTTTCTAATTGGACGCTTAACAGGTAATAACTTAATTAGCATGGGTCTTTATGAAGATATCACCGATGCAATGGGTGAACTTGGTCATAACTTAACTGATCTATTAGAAGAAGAACGAGATCCTGCATTAGGTAATGGTGGCCTTGGTCGTTTAGCCGCATGTTTCATGGATTCTTTAGCGGCGCAAGAGTTCCCTGCGATTGGTTACGGCCTTCACTATGAATATGGTCTATTCCGTCAATCGTTTGATGATTGTCGTCAACAAGAAGCGCCTGATGCATGGCGTGGTGTTGAAGGTTACCCATGGGAAGTAGCTCGTCCTGATTACGCTCAACAAGTAGGCTTCTACGGCAAAGTTGAAGTATCTGAAGAAAATGGTGTTGAAATACGTCGTTGGGTTCCAGGTATGTCAGTTGAAGGTATGCCTTGGGATTTACCAATTGTTGGCTACCAAAGTGATACAGTTTATCCATTACGTTTATGGGAATGCCGTGCAAAAGCACCGTTCAGCTTAGCAAGTTTTAATAATGGTGATTACTTTGAAGCGCAACATGCTCTAATTGATGCTGGTAATGTAACAAAAGTACTTTACCCGAATGATAACCACGAGAAAGGTAAAACACTGCGTCTAATGCAACAGTATTTCCACTGTGCATGTTCAATTGCAGATATCCTACGTCGCCATGATGCGGCAGGTCATAAAATTGAAGATCTTCCAAAATACGAAACGATCCAACTAAACGATACACACCCAACTATCGGTATTCCTGAGCTAATGCGTATTCTAGTCGATGAGCGTGGCTTAACATGGGACGCAGCATGGGAAATTTGTTCTAAGACGTTTGCTTACACGAACCATACACTACTTCCGGAAGCATTAGAAACGTGGAGTGAGTCGTTAATTTCTCAACTACTTCCTCGCCATATGGAAATCATTTTCCACATTAACTACCTATTTCTAGAGGGTGTTAAACTTAAGTGGCCTGGTGATGTTGAGAAACTACGTAAACTGTCAATCATTGAAGAAGGTACTCACCGTATGGTGCGTATGGCAAATTTATGTGTTGTTTCTTCTTATGCAGTTAACGGTGTAGCAGCACTTCACTCTGAGTTAGTTAAACGTGACTTATTCCCTGAATTTGATGAGTATTTCCCTGGTAAACTGACTAATGTAACAAATGGTGTAACTCCTCGTCGTTGGTTGAAGTTCTGTAATCCAGGTCTTTCTAGTCTAATCTCTGAGAAGATTGGAAATGAGTGGCCAGCTAAGCTAGATCAATTGCGTGATATTGCAAAATTTGCTGACGATGCGAAATTCCAAAAAGAATTTATGGCAGTTAAGAAGCAAAACAAACAGCGCCTTGCTGATTGGGTTCAAGAAAACATGGGTATTGAATTAAATACTGATGCTATTTTTGATGTTCAAATCAAACGTCTGCACGAATACAAACGTCAGCATTTAGATCTGTTAAATATTCTTTCTTTATACCACCGTATTTTGAATGAACCAGGCTTTGATATGCATCCTCGTGTGTTCTTCTTTGCAGCGAAAGCAGCGCCGGGTTACCACTTAGCAAAAGAGATCATCTTCGCGATTAATAAAGTGGCAGAGAAAGTAAATAACGACCCTCGTGTATCTGATTTCTTAAAAGTAGTCTTTATCCCAGATTATCGAGTAAGCATGGCTGAAATCATTATTCCAGCAGCAGACGTTTCTGAGCAAATATCTACAGCAGGTAAAGAAGCATCAGGTACTGGTAACATGAAAATGGCGCTAAACGGTGCACTGACTGTTGGTACGATGGATGGAGCAAACGTTGAGATCCGTGAAGAAGTTGGTGATGAAAACATCTTTATCTTCGGCCTTGACGTTGACGAAGTTGAAGCGCTAAAAGCATCTGGTTACAACCCATACAAATATTATGAAGCTGATTCATTACTGCAAGCGTCATTAGACCTTCTTGCTGGTGATGAGTTTACTCCAGGTCAAACGGGTCTGTTATCAGCAACGCGTGATAACCTACTTTACGGTGGTGACCCATACCTAGTACTTGCTGATTTTGCAGATTATGTTCGTGCTCAAAATGACATTGATGCTGCATATCGTGACCAAAAATTGTGGGCGAAAATGGCTATTTTAAACACAGCTTTGGTTGGTAAATTTAGCTCTGACCGTAGTATCCGTGATTATGTTAATAACATCTGGAAACTGAAAGCGGTAAACCGTTAA
- a CDS encoding putative exported protein: MKKTVFALSALLLSSAAFAKNDLMIENPYARATPPNATNSAIFMTIKNQSNDLRTLISATTPVAKTVELHTVIEVDGMMKMREVNAIELPKNEDTILKPGGLHIMLFGLTLPLKEEEFINVTLNFKNGDKEQFKAPIKKVISGMKHKM, translated from the coding sequence ATGAAAAAAACAGTTTTTGCTCTTAGCGCACTTTTATTAAGTTCAGCAGCTTTTGCCAAAAATGATCTTATGATTGAAAATCCTTACGCTCGAGCAACGCCACCAAATGCAACAAACAGCGCTATTTTCATGACGATTAAAAATCAGAGTAATGACCTAAGAACGCTTATTTCTGCAACAACACCTGTCGCGAAAACCGTTGAGTTACATACAGTAATTGAAGTAGATGGCATGATGAAAATGCGTGAAGTAAACGCAATTGAGCTTCCAAAAAATGAAGACACAATTTTAAAACCTGGTGGTCTGCACATTATGCTATTTGGTCTTACTCTACCACTAAAAGAAGAAGAGTTCATTAATGTAACGTTAAACTTCAAAAATGGTGATAAAGAGCAATTCAAAGCACCAATCAAAAAAGTAATATCTGGAATGAAACATAAAATGTAA